CCGGCATTGTCTTAGTAGACTGCTGGGACATTCACATTACGGCGAGTCACGTGGAGCGGACAGGGCAGATTTGCCGGGAGCGCATTCGTCCGGTGCTTGACGCCTGCCGCGAACTTGGCGTAACGGTGATTCATGCGCCGTCGCCCAGTGTGGCACACAAGTTTCCCCAGTGGCTGCGTTATGCCGGCGACAGTGAACTCTCACCGCAAGCGAGTCCCGCGCCGGCCTGGCCGCCTGAGGACTTTGCCAAGCGCAGAGGAGAGTGGGCGCACCTGCGCGCGGATCGTACGGATACGTGGGCCGCAGAGATCGAGCAGATCAACCAGGACCGGTACATTGATGAATCGGTCTTTCCGCAACCGGATGACTTTGTCATCGCCAACGGCCATCAGCTCCACCGGCTTTGCACGCACCGCAAGATTCTCTATCTCTTCTACGTTGGTTTTGCCACCAATCTCTGCGTGCCCCATCGGGACTATGGAATGTTGGCCATGCGCGAGCGCGGGTATGGTCTCATCCTCCTGCGCGACTGCACGACCGGTATCGAAACGAGCGACACGATCGACGGTTTGCTCTGCACAAATACTGCTATTCACGATTACGAGTTGCGAGACATCGCGGGAACAATAACTTCGGATGAGTTTCTGGCTGCGGCGCAGCCATTGCGCAATGATGCGGCGGCGGGTGCAGAAGGCTAACAATCAGAGCTCACCGCCTTGCCTGCGTGGGACTTGCCGTCTGATGGAGGAAGTCCCCGCGAACGGCCGGGGTGTCACCGGCTTGGCGCGGCCGCTGTGTCATGATGCTGCAAGTCGAGAGCCAATGGTGTTATACGAAACAAGGACGTGGTAATGGAAGAGATTCGGATAGGTGTCGTGGGTCTTGGTGGCCGTGGGCTCAGTTGGATGCGCCTGCTGCAACGCGTACCGGGCTATCGCATTGTCGCGCTCTGTGATCCCATCACTGCCACACATGAGCGGGCCCTGGCTGCGCTTGAGAATAGTGATGGTGTGGCCACCTACGCCCAATACGAAGATATCCTCGCCGATTCCAACGTGGAAGCCATTGCATTGACCGTGCGCAGCCCGCGGCAAGGGGCATTGGCGGCGCAGGCCCTTGAGGCCGGCAAGCACGTCAACGCGGAAGTGCCGGCGGCGCATTATATCGAGGACTGCTGGCGCATTGTCGTGGCCGCTGAGCGCTCCGGCAAGGTCTACCAGTTGGCGGAGCAAACGCGCTACATGGGAGTAATGCAAGCGTGGCACGACATGGTGGCGGAAGGCCAACTCGGTAGGGTTACCTTTGTCGAAGGACAGTACTTCCACTATTACGTTTCCCAGTTCTTTTGGGAAAAGGAGACCGGCACGTTCTACGGACCCACGGAAGTTTCCGATCACCCCGAGGCGGAGCCCACGTGGAGTGCGCTCATGCCCTCCATCCACTATCTGCCGCACGAATTGAGCCCGCTGTTGTACGTGCTTGACGATCGGGTAGTATCTGTTACGGGCATGAGTACGCAGGCTCCAAGCTACGCTCACCCCGTAATTCCCCAACCGGACATGCAGGTCTGCTTGATGAAGACTGAGAAGGATGCGATTTTGCGGTTGGCTGCGAGCTTCGCGCAGCCGCAACCGCCGCGTGATTACCATTGGTACCAGATCATGGGGACGCAGGGGTCAGTGGAATGGCGGCGGTCGGCCCGGGAGCGACCGAAGATGTGGCTTGCAAAGGCCCAGATGCACGACTTGGCGGAGGTGGACTGGCAGTTTCAGCGCACGGATGCGCCTAGAGAAGCGCGAGGCAGCGGCCACGGCGACGCTGACTACTACGTGCACGCGGCGTTTCGTGATGCCGTCTTGGGCACGAGGCCGCTGGAATTTGACCTGTATCGGGCAATGGATACTGCGGCGCCGGCAATATTGGCCGCAGAGTCGATTGAACAGAATTCGAAATTGCTGACAGTGCCGGACTTTCGGCCCAGCGCGAAACGGCCTGCCGGCACAATGCCGTCGGAGTCGTAGTTGGAAGAAGCATGTGCACAAGAAGGTGACGTAAAGAAGCTAGCGCAGCGAGGAGAGGTGCCGGATATGGAGATTCAGCTTGGATGTTTTACCCGTCCGTGGCGGGAATATGGAATTGAGGCCGCCGCCGCGGGGATGAGCGCCGCCGGTTTCAATT
Above is a genomic segment from Chloroflexota bacterium containing:
- a CDS encoding isochorismatase family protein; amino-acid sequence: MASLAISTRHVVHEPTAPGLPFREENFGYRSASLTVPPEQAGIVLVDCWDIHITASHVERTGQICRERIRPVLDACRELGVTVIHAPSPSVAHKFPQWLRYAGDSELSPQASPAPAWPPEDFAKRRGEWAHLRADRTDTWAAEIEQINQDRYIDESVFPQPDDFVIANGHQLHRLCTHRKILYLFYVGFATNLCVPHRDYGMLAMRERGYGLILLRDCTTGIETSDTIDGLLCTNTAIHDYELRDIAGTITSDEFLAAAQPLRNDAAAGAEG
- a CDS encoding Gfo/Idh/MocA family oxidoreductase, whose translation is MEEIRIGVVGLGGRGLSWMRLLQRVPGYRIVALCDPITATHERALAALENSDGVATYAQYEDILADSNVEAIALTVRSPRQGALAAQALEAGKHVNAEVPAAHYIEDCWRIVVAAERSGKVYQLAEQTRYMGVMQAWHDMVAEGQLGRVTFVEGQYFHYYVSQFFWEKETGTFYGPTEVSDHPEAEPTWSALMPSIHYLPHELSPLLYVLDDRVVSVTGMSTQAPSYAHPVIPQPDMQVCLMKTEKDAILRLAASFAQPQPPRDYHWYQIMGTQGSVEWRRSARERPKMWLAKAQMHDLAEVDWQFQRTDAPREARGSGHGDADYYVHAAFRDAVLGTRPLEFDLYRAMDTAAPAILAAESIEQNSKLLTVPDFRPSAKRPAGTMPSES